The following coding sequences lie in one Arachis hypogaea cultivar Tifrunner chromosome 4, arahy.Tifrunner.gnm2.J5K5, whole genome shotgun sequence genomic window:
- the LOC112795886 gene encoding peroxiredoxin-2F, mitochondrial produces the protein MAWVVAKRAAAASSSSAMKSVSAAAAIWMRSYAKVALGTDIVSAAPNVSLQKARTWDEGVSSKFSTTPLNHIFKDKKVVIFGLPGAYTGVCSNKHVPGYKENIDKFKAKGIDSVICVAVNDPYTMNAWAEKLQANNAIEFYGDFDGSFHKSLDLVTDLSSALLGTRSKRWSAYVVDGKVKAFNVEEAPSDVKVSGADTILGQI, from the exons ATGGCGTGGGTTGTGGCAAAGCGAgcagctgctgcttcttcttcttcagcgaTGAAATCGGTTTCTGCTGCGGCGGCTATTTGGATGAGGTCGTACGCCAAGGTTGCGTTGGGGACCGACATAGTCTCCGCCGCACCGAACGTTTCTCTCCAGAAAGCTCGCACCTGGGACGAAGGTGTCTCTTCCAAATTCTCCACCACTCCTCTCAATCACATCTTCAAG GATAAGAAAGTTGTCATCTTTGGGCTCCCA GGTGCATACACAGGTGTTTGTTCAAACAAACATGTTCCTGGGTACAAGGAAAATATTGATAAGTTTAAGGCCAAGGGGATTGATTCTGTTATTTGTGTGGCTGTTAATGATCCATATACTATGAATGCTTGGGCAGAGAAGCTTCAAGCCAATAATGCT ATTGAGTTTTATGGAGACTTCGATGGGAGCTTCCACAAAAGCTTGGATTTAGTTACTGATCTCTCTAGTGCTTTGCTTGGAACTCGATCCAAGAG GTGGTCAGCATACGTGGTAGATGGAAAAGTGAAGGCTTTTAATGTTGAAGAAGCTCCATCCGATGTCAAGGTTTCTGGTGCAGACACCATTTTGGGACAGATTTGA
- the LOC112795885 gene encoding E3 ubiquitin-protein ligase RHF1A: MENFTLSSSSSSSSTSPPSSSHIAGAAFDDYSEDFCSICLEPFGINDPSTITSCKHEYHLHCILEWSERSRECPICLQLLSFIDPSSQELLAAVEAEKCSRSRNIYPSSLTSSHIPHDQLNYDYGDSYSDESDIDDQIMQHLVAASSRSRFLHRRERQRSSSAGPSEVFVSNPPVHVSAVRPTLTISPTGSSSPTSGVPSTVHIQPPTSAFPPVVGEVAGITMAENDVPFKPRVLYTQSPSKSGRRLNTPEMFSIPESFRSKFSAASARYKESITKSTRGLKEKLIAHNASVKELSKGVQREMNAGIAGVARMIERLDLSSKRSNFPPTPVGTGGSSGSPVKGKSVDENDIDMGRSPSIYTENVVQNVRSDAPSVPGMVVGRVVAGRVEIHHCVQSGKDAAVRT, from the exons ATGGAAAACTTCACCttgtcttcgtcttcttcttcatcttcaacttCTCCTCCTTCATCATCGCACATTGCAGGTGCAGCTTTCGACGACTATTCCGAGGACTTCTGCAGCATTTGTTTGGAGCCATTTGGCATCAATGACCCATCTACT ATCACCTCTTGCAAACACGAATATCATCTGCACTGTATTCTTGAATG GTCAGAGAGAAGCAGAGAATGTCCAATATGTTTGCAGCTGCTTTCTTTCATTGATCCTTCTAG CCAAGAGCTTCTAGCTGCAGTGGAGGCTGAAAAATGTTCAAGGTCAAGAAACATATATCCATCTTCATTAACTAGTTCCCATATTCCCCATGATCAGCTCAATTATGACTAT GGCGATTCTTACTCAGATGAGTCTGATATTGATGATCAAATTATGCAACACCTAGTTGCTGCTTCCAGCAGATCTCGTTTTCTCCATAGACGGGAAAGGCAAAGATCTTCTAGTGCAGGTCCATCAGAGGTGTTTGTTTCCAATCCTCCTGTGCATGTGTCTGCTGTGCGACCAACACTCACCATTTCACCCACCGGCAGTAGTTCACCAACTTCTGGTGTACCGTCTACTGTTCACATTCAACCTCCAACATCTGCTTTTCCCCCAGTTGTTGGTGAAGTTGCAGGAATTACTATGGCTGAGAATGATGTTCCTTTCAAACCCAG AGTTCTGTATACCCAGTCACCATCCAAGAGTGGAAGGAGACTAAATACCCCTGAGATGTTCTCTATCCCTGAGTCCTTCAGATCCAAATTTTCTGCTGCTTCAGCCAG GTATAAGGAATCAATAACCAAAAGTACGCGTGGCCTTAAAGAGAAGTTAATTGCTCATAATGCCTCAGTAAAAGAGCTGAGTAAAGGTGTTCAACGTGAGATGAATGCAGGAATTGCTGGTGTTGCACGGATGATTGAACGCCTTGATCTTTCCTCAAAGCGATCTAATTTTCCTCCCACTCCTGTTGGCACTGGGGGAAGTTCGGGATCCCCTGTAAAAGGAAAGTCAGTCGATGAGAATGACATTGACATGGGGCGTTCTCCTAGCATATACACTGAAAATGTGGTTCAGAATGTTAGGTCAGATGCTCCTTCAGTACCTGGCATGGTTGTTGGTCGAGTGGTTGCTGGTCGGGTGGAAATTCATCATTGTGTTCAG AGTGGAAAAGATGCTGCTGTGAGGACATAG